In the Balaenoptera ricei isolate mBalRic1 chromosome 1, mBalRic1.hap2, whole genome shotgun sequence genome, GCGGCGCCGGGGAACCAGGCGCAGCCGCAGCCGCAGGTAGTGAACTAGAGGCTCGGGGAGGACCGCGGGCGATGCGGGGGTGGGCGCGCCTGGGGGCGCGAGGAGGTGGGTGCTGGGGCTCCCGGGTGGTGACCACTGAGTGCAAGCGTGGAGGGCGCTGCGGGAGCTAGACGCGAGCGGTGTGGGGGCCGCGGGGGCGGGCCAGGGACCCTGGCGTGGGCCTCTGCCCTGCCGCCCCCGCGCACGCACGGTGCCCGGGGCGTCCGGTATTGTGACTGGGCTCCTGAGCCTGGGAGCGGGGAGAAGCCAGAGGGCGCCGTCGCCTGGTAGGGCTGGGCACTGTCCACGCTCCCCCGCACGTGGGGTCCGCGCTGCCTTGGGCGTCGCCATCCATGCGCCGCCGCCGGGTGCCACCCCACCGCCGGAGCGCGTGGTCCTTCCCCGCCGCTCCGAGCGGGGGCCAAGGTGTGGAGAGGGGAAATTCCGCTACAAGGGGAAACTCGTGCCCAGGCGCTCCCAACATCTACCGGCTGCCTCCCGAATGGCCTAGCGGTGCGAGGTAGGGGCCAGAAGTAGGCGGCGCTCGGTCCTGTGCGCTGTCCACCACCACGTTTACAACCGCGTACTCGGGAAACTGACACAAAGTTGCCCGCAGGGACTGCAGTATGAGAACTTCCCGCTCTGCTGCTTTAGGAGTGAGTCTTTTCATGGTTATGCCCTTCTTCTCAAttcggtgcctggcacagaatgtCATCGGGTGACGCTAGAGAGTCACACATCTGAGTTTAGGCCTCGGCTTTGCCACACACAGGCTGAGTAGCCTTGGGCAAtttgctcaacctctctgagcctcaatttccccacGTGTAAAATCAGTATAACAATATCCACTTCTCATGATATTTATGAGAAGTAATTGAGATGCGGTTAATAATATATGAATATCTCAACAGTTTGCTCCCCTCTTTCCATCTTGATTAAATGTTTCTGCTGGTTGTCAGGTATGACAATGATAGGTGATAAATCCAGTTTGGAGTGTCTGCTCCTACAGGGCAGAGTGCAGACTGCTTCATGTGCCCTGTGAATTTCTGATGATGAACAGAGAGGCATGATTTGGTGACAGGCACTATGGGGGACTCAATAAAAAATAGCAGACTTAACAGATTATTGAGGGCATACCATGCGCTGGTAGCTTTGGGAtaaaatctcattttatcctATGCAGCCCCAAGCGTTGGGCTGTTAGGATGATCATTGCAGAGATTACTGACCACTTGTTCAGGGCATGTGTCTCTAGTgcccaggacagtgcctggcacatggcaggtacTCAGTTAATACttactgaaagaatgaatgaatcgcacaacaaatgagaaaatggaaaaatcagaGAGTTTAAGTCATTTACCCAAGACCATATTGATAGTAGGAGACAAAACCAGGAACTGTGTATTTCTAAAGCTAAAAGTTCTGTCTGCTGCATTCGCCGTTGTGTTGCGGTTTTATCTACCGAGACTTCTTTGCCTCTAAAAGactacattttaacattttatgcCTGTTCCCTTAAGCACTGCCTCTAGTCCACTTCTATTTGTTACGTTCTTTCTTCTTATCCTTTCATAGCTCTATATTCTTGCATATGCTGAAAATTCTTTACCTGCTGTAACTTGGGGAGGTGATATGGGTCTTTCCTTATTTGGAATATTAgaccagataaaatgataacTGAAAACATCCATTATTTTATGTTATCAATATTTGCTTTCcattaatagtaataattgaGTAGCTTTCCTGTGTTTGTATCCCACTAATCTCTTGGCCTTTACACTCTTTAAAGGTAGTATTTCCCGGGTGTCTTCTATAGGGTTCTGGAAAGCAAACAGTGCCCCACTTCTCCATGTCTTCTATAACTGGATGAAGTGTTTTTTACCATGGTAGGTGGATTTTTCTGCCTGCCTGTTTCAGGATAACTCTTGAAGGATTTGACCGAGTTTGGTTAAATCTCATATACAGCCAAGAGCTTTCAAGACACATCATAAATTTGCTTTCTCATTCGCCCTGACCTGTGTGTGAAACAAAACGTCAGTCAGACATTGTTCAAAGGAACCTATTGTTGTGGCGTTCAGGATCACGTGGTACGTTGGGAGAGTTACGTGGTTGCAGTTAGTTATCAGCGTAATGGTGATTTGTACACAGTATCAAAAGTACCTGTTTGCGTGTGGTGGCGGAAGCCCCGGCCCACGGCAAGTCCCAGATAGCAGCCGCCTTCTGCCTTTCCCGTCCTCAGATGAGCACCAGCACCACACCTCTTCCAGGCACATGCCCTGCAGGGGAGAGGTTTGAGAACGTTGGTCTGGAGTCCAGCAGACCTGAGTTCCACTTCCCGTTCGCCCCGCTACTAGCTGTGATACCTGGAGCAAGTTCCTCAGCATCTCTGAGTTTCTTATTCCTCATCTTTTAGATGGCGGTCCCACCACACATTTCTCAGGGTGGCGACAGGGGTTAACAGCTAGCACAGTCATAGCGCATGGTGAGTGCTCCTCGACGCGGGGCCGCCGTTACCCCACTGATGTAGCAGCAAACACTGCTGTGGCTGCAGAGAAAATGGTGGTGCTCCGTAAGCAATGCTGGGTGAAGAGAGAGGGCAGGGAAGGTGAGGCGAGGGGCCTCAGCATCACACCTGACCACACCTTCCCCCCCAGAGCCCTGAGGATGATGACAGGAAGGTCcgaaggagggaaaaaaaccgAGTTGCTGCTCAGAGAAGCCGGAAGAAGCAGACCCAGAAGGCTGACAAACTCCATGAGGTGAGAGTGCGGTTAGGGCAGAGCCATGCCGAGGAGGCCATGCAAGGGCCATGGCAAGGAGTCATTCTCCACCCTTGCACTGTGGTGGACCTAAGGTCACACCCTGGTCATCACCGGGTCGGCCACATGCACGTCTAATTCTGCTGTGTCCTTCCAGCCCAGTGTTCTGAGTCTTCACTCACTGGTGTCCTCATTTCTCCCTCACTGGTTGCATCTCACACTCAAGTTtcctttattctaaaataaagaacCCACCTTTTGATCCTGATTCCCTTTCAAGCTAGCgccccatttcttttctttccctcttttatttCCCTGCTTATTAAAAAGAGACCTGCTGTCTCCATGTCCTCAGTTCCTGTTTATTCCCCAGTCCTCTGTGATATCGTTTCTgctcccccaacacacatacatgcacacacacacatgcacgcttCCTACAGAAGCTGCTCCGCTGAGGCCACTAGTGCCCTGGCACTGCCCGGTCCAGGGACCTCTCTCTCGTCCCCTCATCCTTCACCTTGCTGGCTCCTCTGACACCACTGATCCTCGCCTTCTTGAAACCTTCTTTCAAGGTCTTTAGCTTCTAAAAGACCACATTTCCTATTTCTCCTGGCCCTCTTCACCacttttttcttagtttctttgtTCACTTTTCTACCTCTGTTTTCTTAGACGTTGGTGTTGACCAGGCTTTCAGACTCTGCCCTTTTTTCTTCTCACCCTGGAAGATTTAATCTATTAATCTGTTCTGCCAGCGTCAGCTCCCAACATCACTTACTCTCAGGTAGGCATTGATTACTCCAAGACCTCTGGCCCTAACCCCACATCTCCAGTGTCTGCTTAGAGGCCTCCAAATGGCTCGACACAGTCTCCTCAGCTGTAGCGTGACCATGATAGTGTGTCTGTTCACCCTGAGACTTTTTCTTCTCACTGTCATCAAATTGTAGTTAATGGAGCTAACTAACCATCTATCTTATCACCCAAATCAGGAACCTGAGGTTTATTCTAAACTCTTCCATTTTCCTCTATCCCGGTGCATAATCCCACATAATCTCACAGTCAGGACATGGGAACTGACCTCGAAGGCATCCCAGGATCTGTCCAAGGAATTGATGGCACTCCCATGCTCTTGTCTTTGCACAGGGTTGGTGTGAATATTAAGGGTTTTAGTTCAGCTCTCTCCTGCCACACTTTCTGGCCATAGATTGTCTCAGCGAGGCCAGTCTGGGGGGCACTGATAGCACATGAGACACTGAGGTGTTATGAGGGGGAAATGACAGTCTCTAAAAACCCCTTCACACTGAGCAGAGAACAGATTTAGaatgcacaggctccagggagagGTGACCCACTGATATAAATTCACAGAGGGCCATAGATTATAAATGTTACATTCTTTCTTGAAAGTAGGAAGTCTGGGCTGTGGAAAGAGACTAGGATCTTCAGACCAGGGTCAGGGAAGGTCCGTCCCAGCCGGGATTAGTTCTGTAAAATTTCCACAGAGGAATTGGGATgccctttgcctcctttctttccttccccttgcTCCTGGAGCAAGCCTGGTTCTAGCTGCATGCTACCAAATAACCCCCAGAGGGGACTTGTGGCTCGGTCAGTGCAAGGCCCTATGTTCAGAACACATGTGCCAGCAAGGCCCTTCCTCTCGAGGAACTTCTAGTTGGAGCCAGATGCATCAATATCAAAATACACTAGAGAACACTTGGTTTTAAATCCCAAGTGATTATGTGTGTGGAGGTGACGAAATGACTTGGACAAGATCTTTCATGGAGCAAGGGTCGAGTAgattcgttcaacaaatatttatcaagaacCACTGCGGGCAAGGCATTGCCACTGGTCACAAGGAGAGGATTAAGATCTCATTCCTGTCCTTGGGAGGCATAGGAGTCTCAAGGAAAGTATATtcgtttcctatggctgctgtaacaaattatgacaaatttggtggcttaaaacaacacagatctattttatctcacagttttggaggtcagacatatgaaatgggtctcactgggctaaaatcaaggtgtcaacagggctgcattccttctggaggctctgcagAGGAATccgtttcttgccttttccagcttctagaggcttctgtattccttggcttgttggtccccttccattttcaaagccagcactGGCCAGTTGAGTCTTTCTCATCCTGCATCACTCTGACACCGTTTCtgttgttatatctccttctctGCTTCCTCTTTCCCTAATACTCTCATGATTACACTGGGCTCGCCTGCATAATCTGGGATAATCTCCCTCTTTTAAGATATTCAACttagtcacatctgcaaagtcccttttgccatgtaaggtaacatattcacaggttacAGAGATTGGATGTAAACATCATGGGGGttggcattattctgcctaccacaaacaTAAATACTTTACTACAGTGTCAAAAAAAGATGGGTCTCTCAATTTCTGTCATTGTTGGATTTGATAACGAAATGAACTAGATGTCCGGGAAATTTAGGGGTGATTTGCCACATTTACTCCTGCCTAATCCCTTTTAGAACGGTGGGCGGAGGGCCCTTCATAGGATTCTTAGCTTGTTTTGCTGTCCATAATCATAACTGTGCCAGTTGCCCTTTCCAGAAGGGGGCCGACTGATCTGAAACCCAGTTCTTCCACAGAAGAACAcgccctcctcctctttctctgtgGAGCTACAAGAATGGATTAGGATCATGCACCACCGGCAGATCACCTCAGCAAGGCCAGTTTTGTTGGGAAACACAGTATCAAGGAGGCCAGGACAGTGGTTGCATCCATACACAGGCCCCAAAGCGGAAGTCCACCCTTTACCGTCACTAGCTACACACAAGTGTCATTGGTCACTGGTGTCAGTAGTCACTTTGGtgactagtttttatttttatttttttaatttatttttatttatttatttatttatttttaaaatttattttatttttggctgtgttgggtcttcgttgctgctgtttgcgggcttttctctagttgtggcgagcgggggctactctttgttgaagtgcgcaggcttctcattgcggtggcttctcctgttgtggagcacgggctctaggcgcgagggcttcagtagttgtggcatacaggctcagtagctgtggtgcacgggcttaggtgctctgcagcatgtgggatcttcccagaccagggctcgaacccgtgtcccctgcattggtaggcagattcttttttttttttttaactttttgggtttatttatttatttatttatttatttatggctgtgttggatctttgtttctgtgcgagggctttctctaattgcggcaagtggggaaccactcttcattgcggtgcgcgggcctctcattatcgcgacctctcttgctgcggagcgcaggctccagacgcgcaggctcagtaattgtggctcacgggcccagttgcccagcagcatgtgggatcttcccagaccagggctcgaacccatgtcccccgcattggcaggcagaccctcaaccactgcgccaccagggaagcccggcaggcagattcttaaccactgcgccaccagggaagcctggtgacTAGTTTTTAGATTTTGAAAAACATCTACATATTGAGAGTGGGATGTCTGGTTAAAAAATTTGGTGATGAATAATTTTACTGTGCTCCAGCGAGCTGCAGGCAGAGGGCTTAGCACACTGCTTTGGGTCACAGCTGAAAGCCCCTCCGGCTCCCTGGGGCTCCCAGGACACATCTAGGTTGGGAAAAGTAAGAGCCAGACACAGTGCATGGAAACCTTCTCCTCAGACTTGGAATGAGGCCAGCTCATTGGGAGACACCGAAGGGCACAGAAAACTGCCACCTGATAGCCACGACTGCCCACTACTCCCTGGGGAGCTGAGCCCATCATAAGGGCTTTGAgtaaatgtaaaatcgatagctagtgggaagcagccgcatagcacagggagatcagctctgtgctttgtgaccacctagaggggtgggatagggagggtgggagggagacgcaagagggaagagatatggggatatatgtatatgtatagctgattcactttgttatacagcagaaactaagacaccattgtaaagcaattatactccaataaagatgttaaaaaaaaaaagggctttgaGTAAAGCCCTTACCCCATAAATTCCTCTATCCTATACTGTGGGCTCGCATTGCTAAATATCTGCAAGTAACTCGAGCTCTTTATTTGCCTTTCCTGAACACCATGAAGGGGAATATTTAGAGCAAGACGTGTTTAAAATTCCCACCTTCCTCTCCTGCCCACTCAGTTCTTGAGCCTCTCTCACCTCCAACATCCAGAAAAACCTCCTCCAGTCCTGGCTGTTACAAGTCTCTCGGCTGCCTTCTTCCTTCCCCAGCTCTCCATCCCCAAAGCCGGGGGACTATCCAGCAGGGCAGAACCCCCTTGGAGGGCAGGGCGGGAGGAGAACCTGAGCAGGCCAAGCCAGAGAGAGGCTGGGGTCACTCTTCAGAGGTGTCTGAGTTTCCCCCTCAGGGTGGCGGCTGCCAGAAGTCGCCCCGCAGTGATGAGAAGCAGTTCCTAGTGTGTATCTGTGCACCTCGCTGTTCACTGTGACTTTTCGAGTCTTCCCTTCAAGGCACTTACCCTTCTCATGGAGATTTTGACCCGTGTTCGTCTCTGAATATTAGGCACATGGCCCGGGTCCAGATTCACAAATGGGAACCCAAGAAAACAGTCCAGGTCTCTAAGCCCAGTTGAAAGTGTCTCAGAAGTGGGTTACACTGGTTCAAGCCAGGCACCCAAAGGTGTAAGACTGAGAAAGAACTTTGAGTCAGAAAAGGAAGGCAGCGATGCCATCCTCAGGAGCCCCAAATGTCACAAACTGACAACTTTCTTGGGCAATATGGTTGTGGTACGTGTTGCCCTGGTGCTTTCAGATATTGCATACTCTAAGAGAATCCTTCATGTCAGTCCTCACTGGGTTTAGAAACTGATGATGACACTAATTTGTACAGCCCTTGCTGGTGACACAATTTGTCTGCTGGGAAGTATATGAGCTTAAGGCTTGGGAATAGACTTACGGTAAAATCCTGAGCTCTCATAGCCCTTTAGTGCTGGTAACCACCATGGGGGGAAATTTAGGCCCAGACACTGCCAAGCGAAAGCAGAATTGCTGTCATTGCCTGAGGGCTGCAGTTGACCTCGAAGTCAGGGATCAGGCCCCATGTCTGCATGACCTCAGAAAAGTCACCGTACCTCTGAGTTTCAGCTGTCTCGCGTGTGAAATGGGGTCTGTGTCCTCCTGATggccttttccttcccctcatttCCTTCCCACCTTAGTTATCATCTCTGGTCCCTGGTACCCACATTAGCTTCTTTACCAGTCTTTGCCTCAAAGGCATCCTAGACCCTGAATCACCCCCCAGACAGCACCTCATTCCTCAATCAACCTCTCTTTAGAAGCTCAGACCAgggcttctcaacctcagcactatggACATTTGGGGTCAGCTATTTCCTcgttggggtggggggtgtcctGTGCACCGCAGGACGTTGAGCAGCATCCGTGGCCTCGACCCACTAGAGGCAGTAGCGCCCCcttcccagctgtgacaacccaAACTGTCTCCAGCCGCTCCAGATGTTCCCCGGGGACTGCCAGAATTGGCCCAGTTGAGAATCATTGCCCTAGACAGCTTAATTTCTGAGGCAGAAGTGGGATTTGCAGTGATTTCAGCGCCTCCCATTTCTGGTCTCTGCTTTGTGACTGTGTCCTGCACATACCCAGGGAAGGCGGCACAGTGACCTCAAATCCTCCCGGGATAGGAGATTGGAAAGGCAGCGAGATTTGAGCTAAACTGATCATCTCTTTGGAAATAACAAAGGGTCTAAAGTCCTTggcttatttttcaaatatgttgAGTCCAGGTAATCTCTCCTCAGGTTGAAGTGGGTCTTACTCATTCCCCATTGTACCCACTCAGCGTtctcacctcctcttcctcccctctcagctccctcttttatttttgtggAACTGGTCTCGCTTGAAGAAGATTTTGacttcttctctttttattcccTCAGCTCAGTAAAAGCCCCTCCGCAGATTTATGAGTAAAACTTAAATCCCAGAAGAGAAAGTCCCTGTGGAGAAGGCAGCCGAGGGGCCTGCTGGAGGCCCGCGACAGGCAGCTCCGTGGCCTTCCTGAGCTGGGCCTCGGGGAGAGCCGTGGACTTCGGCAGCACGGCCCCTGTGGCTTCCAGAGGGAGAGCTCAGAAGCTCAGAAGCATCTTGCCACAGCGTTCAGTAACTATACAAAGGCATGTGGAATATTCTGCTACAGGGAGAATTCTGTTCTTTGGAATCTAGTTGAAATCTTAGCTCATCGGAACCGTTCAAATGCATTCTTCATTTTACTTGGAGGTGAAGAGAATTTCCAGGTGCAGGGTGGagagtgtgtgtgcgcgcgcgcgcacgtgtGCGAACTACCCAGAGCTGTGGCCTCTCTCAGCCCTTTGCTACAGGCAGTGCTCCCCACGATGCCTAGgtccccatcccctcctcccagccagaCCCTTCCTGCCCACAGAGGGCCTCTTGCTGCATTGGGAGACTGAATTCTGACTCCCGGACTAGAGCTGTCAGAGGCCAGAGGAGAGCCTGGGGCATTGGGAGTGGTAGGCCTGGAGGAGAGCTGAAGGCGTAATGCAGCCAGGGTACTAGGGGGCCAAAGTGGCCCAGCTCAGCCTGTGGCGGGGAGGGCGAGGCCCGCTGCCATGGAGAGTATTCCAGGTCACCCTGAGAGCCTGCCTGGGAAAGACAGGAGGCAGAGAGATAGCTCCGATGGCCTCTACGTGCAACCTCTCTGGGGCCCTTGTTCTGAGAGGGAGGAAAGTGCCtagagtgggagagagggaaggaaggggacaaGAGAAGGAGACCAAGGGCGAGGGTTGTGGAGTCACTGAGCTCGTAGATGTTGGCACTGGGGCCTGTCAGGCAGGGGTACAGGAGAAGGTAGCAGAGGCCCCTAGTTGCTATACATTTCTGATCTTCGGGGAGAGaccttatttaatataaatacgATTGACTATGATACAAGACTGAATCGAACACGTAATGAGAGATGTGGTTCCATTAGGTGCTATGatctgggaagccttcctggaggtgGTGGGCTTGACCTTCCATACAAAAGCAGGAAGGCAGCCCAGTTGAGGAGAACAGCTTTAGTAAAGAGGCAGAGCTGAGAATTTGCCTGTATCTTCATGGCCTGTAAGAAGATCAGactcttaaaataatatttcttaaaaattactggTAAGATAATAAGGTTgggctcccagctcaggagatGCATGGTATGCATGGTCCGACAAAGCCCAACCGTATGAATCAACCTAGAAATGATTGAAAACAACATGTCAACAAGATGCAAATAAGATCGTCAGCCTTAAGAAGGTCTCTATTGGTATACCGTAGGGCTCTGCACGTGGCCGAGTATTGTAGGACTTATTAATGAGTTGGGTGAAGAAAAGGAAGACCTACTTCATCGAGTTAGTGGACAGCTTAGAGCTGTGTGGTATCACTAACCCAGGAGCTGACACAATCAATATTCAAAAAGATTTTGCTAGGCTAGCAGATGACCAAGCAAACAGGGCAAAATTCAGTAGAAGCGGATGTAAAGCCCACCCTTAGGCCAAAATATCAGTTGTAGTTCAAGTATGAACAGAGAAGCGGCCGATGCAGACAAAGCTTGCACTTCTCTGCATTCTCAGAGAGAATCCCCAGAGCTAAGTGGCTGCACACTTGGGTCCCACCCAGAGCAGACTACCTCACGCATTTGCCCTCTGCGTGGCGGGACCGTCCCCAGAGTCGTGCATTGTGTTTTGGGGACATTTTCTCAGAGCTCCTGGCAAATTGGAACGTGTGTTGGGAATGGCCTCCCGAAGGGCGGAGGAACCAGAAGTCCTAAAACCCAAGGAACTCAGAGGACCTGAAGCAGTTGGGCTCAGAGAATACCTAAGGGGAAGTGGTATGGGGCCGTCTCCTAACATTTCAAGAACTGTGATGTTGAAAAAGTATCGCATGTACTCTATATGTGGTTCCATAGGTGGAACCAAGCCCAGTGGGTGGGTTTAAAGGAGAGAATGATTTTGGATAGTACAAAGAGGAGCTCAGAAATAGCAGGAACTGTCCTTTGAAGGAGAGAGTGTCCAGCACAAGTTGGATGTCGGAGCTAGAATTGCATAGGGAAGGTTTCTGCGCTGTGTGGTCTGGGATAAGGGCTCTCTGATCTCCCGCAGTTCTAAGCCCCTGTAAACTCCGATATAGTGGAAGCTTAACAGGTGAGTGTTGGAGCAAAGCCAAGGCAAGGggtgttttcattcatttactcagcatTCGACAAACATTtgttatgttccaggcactgttgcaGGTGCTGGGGCTGTAACAGTGAACCCAGCAGAAACCATCAGAAAGCAGATCAGCGGCTGTGGGGAGAGGGCCACTGACTGCAGAGGGAGATCAAGGAACTTTtcagagtgatggaaatgttctgcgtCTTGATCAACACAGTtgtttacatttgtcaaaactcatcaaattatacacttaaaattaggtgcgttttattttatgtcaattataaataagataataaagatgattcaaaaaacAAAGCCCGGCCCTCATCCTGGTGGGAGGGGAGTGACGtgaagcaaatgaacaaacaaatctGAGTGGTGGAGGCGGCCACGGTTAATGAGAAAGATTTCAGGGAAGGAGGTGAGCATCGTGGCCGGGGTTAGATCTGCccggaggacagaggaagggcacGTGGTTTCAGAACCGATGCTGAAGACTGATTTCTGTCTTCCCAGGAATATGAGTGCCTGGAGCAAGAAAACACAGTGCTGCGGAGAGAGATCGGGAAGCTGACGGAGGAGTTGAAGCACCTGAGCGAGGTGCTGAAGGAGCACGAGAAGATATGCCCGCTGCTGCTCTGCCCCATGAACTTTGTGCCGGTGCCGCGGCTGGACCCCGTGGCTGGCTGCCTGCCCCGGTGAAGCCCAAAGACGGTCCTCCTCTGTCCAGCAGGGCGCGTTGGTCTTTTTCACACCTGGGAAGAGGCTTCCCTCTGCATCTGTGTACCAGGGGACCTGTGGCCGGGTCGGCTCTTAGGAGCTCCGGGCCGTGTCCCCAGCAGCCCAGGCTCAGCATGATGCTCTCGCAGGCCCCTGACTCAGAGCCTTTAGCAGATCCAGGCAGGGAGGCCATCCTCAGGAGTCACTGCGCGTCCACTTTGGCAGCTAGTAGGTTCCGTTGTTGTGCAGAATCATTTCCTCTAGCATATGGATAATAAAGGTGTTATCTTCTCTCCTTTCGCCAAGTTCTTAGAATTTAGAGACACAATACCTTTCCTCTTCCTGAAGAGGTCATCTCCTGTCTTCTCAGGTGGTTTTGCAGCTCCTGGGTCTTGCTTCTCCTCCTGGTCATCTCCCCCATGGTCACATCCATGCTAGATGAGGAGGCACCTTTGGGGTGGGACTCCTCTGCCACCCCAGCTGGGTCATGCAGGGGTGTGCTGGGCGTGACTCGTGCTTGTCTTATGCGCTGCGTGACCCTCCATCCTGGTCAACTTTCCCACCCAGGCTGGACCGTCCTGGAAGATTTTCTACTCCAGGCTGGTTTTCCCATGTGCTCTGTATATTCCCAGGTCACCTCCCATTCCATTAGTAGTCACAGGATCAGGGGACAAATGTACTTTATAGAAGTCTGAATCACACTCGAATGGAGGAGATCTGTCCCCTATTTAAACAAGCAAATATTTGGGTAGATGAGGAGAGGAGAGCTATTTCCTTTTAAAGGTCCCTTCCAACTCTATTCTTTCAGGAAAATCAGAACCAGGCCAAGTTGAAAGTGGCCCcagcaagaaaagcaaaatggGAGAACACATCCCATCCCCTCCcaattctctttcttcctggaacAAG is a window encoding:
- the BATF3 gene encoding basic leucine zipper transcriptional factor ATF-like 3 isoform X2; the encoded protein is MRTSRSAALGSPEDDDRKVRRREKNRVAAQRSRKKQTQKADKLHEEYECLEQENTVLRREIGKLTEELKHLSEVLKEHEKICPLLLCPMNFVPVPRLDPVAGCLPR
- the BATF3 gene encoding basic leucine zipper transcriptional factor ATF-like 3 isoform X1; the protein is MSQGLPAAGSVLQRSFAAPGNQAQPQPQSPEDDDRKVRRREKNRVAAQRSRKKQTQKADKLHEEYECLEQENTVLRREIGKLTEELKHLSEVLKEHEKICPLLLCPMNFVPVPRLDPVAGCLPR